The Anopheles maculipalpis chromosome 3RL, idAnoMacuDA_375_x, whole genome shotgun sequence genomic sequence TGGTTGGTGTAATCCAGCAAGTATGGGTGAGCCGACACAAGCACCTTCATGTTTGCATCACCAAATTGGCACGATCGCCAACAGTGCAGACTTTCGGCGATCTTTTCCACCGGGCGTACCAGTATGCTCGGGTGGCCACCGATAATGGTAAGCATTTTTTCCTGCTCCAATCCTTCCGTGCTGAGAAGGCGCACTGTACGATGCCATTGCTCGGGAGTGTATTTTGTAAGCTCGGGAACGGTAGCGAGCAGTGTGGCAATGTTCGCTTTATTCACCCCTTCGATGGATGAGGCAATCGTTTCGGCCTGGGGAAAGCAAATAcgttgtggttgtggttgcGGTTTGTTACTGTGGATATAAATCCGGGAGTCCGTTCGATAGTTACCAATTTCGATGAGTTGTTTGTGGTGCTGTACCTTCGCAGCAAAAATGCTGCTGTACATCTAGTAAGCATGGCGGTTTACTTTTTCGATCACAATTATCACGCAAATACGCACGAGGGGTGTgcgaaatcaaaacaatacGAAAACAGTACGTTAAAGACGAAGGGGGACAAATTAAGCTCGCGCTGTAAGGCGCTGCAAAAACGCGCTGTATGCTGGATTAGTTTTGGAGCAGACAgggaataaaattgaaaggaaataattttctaaCATAAATACTGTTCCACTTTGCTGATATATTGCTATTTGTATTGCTGGATGCTATACAAAAATGTTGGTGTCCTATATAGTGTTTGTACCACTGTACGCTTTGACAGCTGCAGTTTGCCGGTAAATAAACCCTTGAGTGTTCtacaaaagttttcctttttgttcggaaaattcaaattgcatCGTCTCCAACGGTGAATCTCGTTATTTAAATGAACGgcgaactgtttttttttaaattcttttaatATGAaagatatttgttttttttttttaataactaaGCGATAAACTTCCTCAAGTTCGTTCAAATTTACCCACGATCTATCGAATAGTGATGAGCGGGTCGGCCCGAACCTACCGGGTCGAAGCCATCCGTAAGCAGATCGAGGAGCGGTTCGGATCGTATTCCCAATTCCAGCGAGTTCGGATCCGTGTCCGTGGGTGAAGCAAAACTGATATTTATCAGTCAATCAAACATCATAAACCTCAATTATTAATttagtgtatttatttttccattgtaGGGTGTGTAGTATGTTCGTAGCTCAATTATTATACAGCAGGAATCATTCGCTCCGACTGAGTACATCTTTGCATCCTCAACATCGCTCGCACCGgtcctttttttaaaccatgGACTTAACAAACACTTCCCCAAAATCCCCTGACCCTCCGCCAGCCCCACATCTTGTGTTAGCTACCGAACGACCGCGGTTGTTTCTCCCCTGCTCAATGCTATCGCGTATATAAATACATATCCTACTTTATATAttcaccttttctttttttaacgctAAATCCTAgtcgtttttttgtgtagatTCTGcgaatgttcaaaaaataagCCCTTACAACATGCGTCGCTATTAACACTTCCGAACAACACCCAGTATCCCCCTTCTCTTCCTCCCGTATCCGTAGTAGTAAATCACACTCGGGCCTCAATTCTTCTATACTGTTTCGTAAAACGTAATTTGCTTTAgcattacagggttttcaagGTTATAACAAACAAGATCGTCGAGATATTGATTAGTCCAGGTATATTAATGATTCAATCTGCTGAGGTATAGAATTGCTCGGGTGTTGTCATCAGCATGTCCCGCAGGATTGTAGAGTCACTCTTTTTCCATCCTAGTATCCATAGCTCAGGCAACTGTTCAAGTCGCCTAGACATTTTACAGCACGGCGCGACGCGTAACGTAAAAACGCGTGAGTCTAGTAAAATATCGAAAAACATCTCAGCAGattgaatcaataatataCCAGAGCAAATCAATATGTAACTCGCTCATTAGAACCACGAAAACCTTGTATCATTATTAGATTATTAGGATTATTATTGCTAGCGAAACAAACGGGATTCTTTTTTAATGCACAATCCAATGCAATTGTGAAGTAAGAGGTAAGAAAGTTTACTTTTtagaagacaaaacaaaaatggtatcCCCCTGCGAGCAGACTTGAGgactttttcgttttctttttacttcttttaaaTCGGGATGGAATATCATATAAAAAgacagcacaacacaaaaggCGCTACGTGGCCCCTATTATGGCTCAGATTAGATTagtttaacaaacaaaaaattagcgCTAATCGACTCTCCGCGAAAAGCCCCCCAATCGCATTCAGCAGCTTCAAAATTGGTCAATATTTCTGGTGTAGGAAGTATCGTCAAGCGAAGCTtaccgctgctgctgataGATGGGAATGTTTTGCGGTCcctggtgatggtggtggttagtGTTGATCGACAACGGTCCACCACCGACGACACCAGGTCCACCGGGTGGAAACATGTTCATTGGACCACCGCCCATCATTGGGCCAAAATTTCCCATCGGCGGTGGTGGACCCATCTGAGGCATGAATTGTGgcggttgttgctgttgttgttgctgcggttgttgctgctgttgtggtcCAGAAGTGGGTGGGAAGTGTGCAGGCGGCATATTCATCGATAAATGTTGACTTGGATGAGGATGTTGGTTCAGGTTCGGTTGGACTGGTTGAGTGGACGTTGGTGGTGGTCCACCAGAAACGGGCAACGTTGTTTGTTGTCCCGGCTGAGATACGGccggttgttgctgctgcggttGAGGAACGTAGCTCGGATAACTGACCGGTGGCTGCTGTACAGATGGTCGCATTTGCGGTAGCGTATTTGGGTTTGGTGGAGCTTGATGCTGCATTTGATGATGAGACGACGGACCGACAGACATACCGGGAACTGGTGGAGGCGACGTTGGATTCGCGTACCCTTGCGGCATTGcaccatgctgctgctgctgctgctgctgagacATCGGTGGACCGCTCATATTTGGCATCGTCGTCTGTGGTGCAACGGTCGCGCTGGACTGTTGATTACTTACACCGGACATCGAAGTAGTCGGCCCAACCTGGGAAAGCATCCCATTACTGGTGGGCCCGTTTTGAAGGCCTGGCAACGCATGAGACTGATGGTGATGAGGGTGCGGATGAGGTTGTTGGGCTGGTGTCGGGAACTGTGGCATCGTACCACCAACATTCATTTGTGTGATATCGTGTCGAAGATGGGCCATATTATACCCTGGGGGCAACGATGGTGGTCCACCTGCCATCGGATACATTCCAACACCCGGAAGGCTCTGGTACATGGCCGGCATACCACCGTACATCGGATTCATCGAACCGCCCGCATAGCCACCGGGTGGAGGAGCAGCAGCCACATATCCGCCAGCTgggccaccaccacccatcgacatcgacatcattCCCGATCGGTCCGGTTCGCGCATCAGATTGTGGTACAAATTAATTGCATCCACCAAATCACTACTCAACTGCGTTAGCTGTGCATGTTTTCGATCGACCCGCTCCAACTCCGCATCAATCATCGGTCCCATCTGATTGACGAGCTGCTCGAGCTGCAACATCTCGTCCGTATCCTGGGACGGATCTTCCGGGTCCGCTTCGTGTATCAGATGCAGCAAACGGTCAATCTTTTCCTCATTGATTTCAACCGCAGCCGACTGCAGTATCTGCTTCTGTTGACCCTCCTTGTCATTGCCACTTTCGAGCTTTTGTTCATCCGAAAATTGGACACTCTTTTTCGTACCCTTTGCCGTCGTAAGGGATTCGGGCTCCACGGATAAATCCGCCGTGACAAAGTTCGAAGGGAAAAGTCCTTCGCCACGTTGATTCTGACCCTTCCACCAGTTTGGGTCGGAATCGTCTAGGACCATGATGATTTCACCTGCCTGGAACGTTAATTCGTTATCCTCTGCCGCTTCAAAATCGTATAGTGCGCGAACCTGTTTGATGATTTGAAAAAGAACGTTTGTAATTACTtcattcataattaattgcagGGTTTTTGACCATATAATAAAATTCAGTGCAATCAGTTTGGAGTACTTTGCAAATAACTTATGGATAAGTTAAGCattgttttatatatttttcgtttttggcgcatttattgttatttttcaaacgcacctcaaatttttcattagttttgtttttactctgtttaaaaatcaattcgtTCGTTCAATTCACTTGGTCAAAAGTTTAAGCGACAAGTTTGTAGCTTTCGAATCTACAAACTTTTTGACGTCAAATTTGCGcataaaattgtttgattttatgcTTCGTGAAccgtgggttttgtttttgtaattaaaGCTGTACTAGAATAAAGTTCCCCAGATTAACATAGGGCGATTTAGTGGTTGGTCATTTGAAAACTCTGTAGATTGCTAAACACAGCCTACTTGAGAGATTCCGCTCACACTTTCCAACACTACCCGTACCGATTGCACTGTAATTCCTTTTAGATGGTTAAAACCCacgttaaaatttaaaattttccttaCCTTCCTTGGTTCTGCCACAGGTGCAGTGGATAGCAAAGCGGAAGGATACAGTGACGAAGCGGTCTGAAAAGGACaagacaaaaaacacattattgttttgttgcaatcCAATTCCGCTGCATTCCTATTGCAAATACTGATATCTTACCGCAccggacgatgatgatgacatcATCTTCGGCGATTGCGTGTTTTTGACTTCCTTCAGCGAAAGTTCGATCGCTTTCGCAATGTCATCTTCCTCCTGCTGACTAGACACGACGTTCGGATCTTTGCTGAGCGTCGTTTCACGCTTTGGTGTTGCCGATGGGTCGCTAAAATCGTGCCCCTCCTCTCGTAGCTTTTTGTACAGCGAAGGTATCAGATCGAGCTGCGGATCGGACTTGAACACATCCTCCGCCCAGCGTTTAAGGGTAAGCTTTAGCTTCTGTGAGTCGGGAAAAGTACAACAATGTGTTAAAGTAataggattattttttttcatgtccATTCATATTCCTTTGTTTCTTACCGTTGTCACTTTTGGTTGACTTTTCTGCAAAAGCTTCTTAAACTCGGTTTCAAACTCCCGGGAAGCAACTTCCAGGTGGAACTGTTTGCCACAGTTATTAACGCACGCATCGAGAAGctgaaatgtaataaaacaaatgtttattAATTGGTTTACTacatttatctttatttttaaattagcaTACCGTTATTGCTTTCATCACCACATGCGGGTTGGGTGAGTTTAGTCGTTTTATTATACATTTTAGACAATCCTTAGCTGTCGCCGTACCATTGTTAACACGGTCACAGATGTCCAGTATTAGACCCCAATTTTCCGTCGTATTATTTTCGCTGGTCGTTttctctgcaaaaaaaaagaaaagaaaaattgaatatttaataGTTCATGTAGTTCATGGCTAACTAaaggaattttagaattttttgttgaagaattTACTATGGACTCAGAGAAGCGAAGATATACTTCCTCTATAAAAAATGGCCAAAATCTTACAAGATGAAAATAgttcatttaaatttcaattgacATGAAATGCATGTCTGTTCCCTCTTTAAGCAATTACTGTTTAATCTGAAACATTACTATTATCAATACGTTTTTTTGCTaccataaaaacaaacaacagatgCATTTGCGGTTGAGGATGAACTTGTATTGCCGAGGGTCATATTTCATAGTAATCATGAGTGCGTGGCTGTGTGCAAACCCCGTATCATTTATCGCCAACAATAATCagtgttaaaataaaaacgcaatGACGAATGAATAGTTGGGACGGTTGGGCGTAAATCTTGCAGCGAATCCGTACAAATGACTCATACATTCTCGATGCAAGGAAAGGCATGATCTGGTTTTTTCGGGTCCAGAATAAGGttccaaaaacgaaacactcaTGTTAGTGATAATTTAATGTTGGGTAAGAGAAACAACAATGTTGAGTGTGTTTTGTAATCTGCTCACAGACAGTAAGTTTTGCTACAatcatacgaaaaaaaaaaaacattctgaaACCGGAGCGGCCAAACGTTCAATTAGAACTTGTACGGTTTCCGGAGGTCGCTTTACGGGCTACCTAGAGATAAGCTTGTCTACGCAATTTGGTGCGCTGCTGGTGTATTAGTCAGCGTCTTGAGCtgcgtgtttgttttgtcaGAGGTTCTCGTTGCCCCCTACTTTTCAACACACACGGAAGCTGTACAGCCTTCAGCCTGTTTGAGAACAAAAGAAGCGTTAAAGAACATGTAAATAAACAAGTGCACAACGGTGATCTGTTGTGCCAATTCCCCTTAAGGCTAAATAAAGAGCGCTCTGGAAATCGTGAACAAGGGCGATCGTTGAACGTCCAGCCGTATCATGGAACCGGATGGTTCCCCCCGGTTACTCAGCAGCACAGTTTGGAAGCCAAAGTAGGCTACGATTTTAAAGTTCCATTGCTTCCTGCAGAGTCCCCACGAGAGTGTATTGATTTTCCTGCGTTCGTTAACAAAGTGTAAACTTTGCCTGTAAGTTGGGTCGCCCCTTATCAACGTAGGGTGCAGTGTCACGTCACACTTTACCTAACACGGTTGACCTTTACCGCCGGGCGAAATTCTCATTCATCTCACCCATTTGCTGCGGCCCACCGTGACGCTCTAACCCGACACCAACCAGCGGCACATcctaatttaattaataaacatCAAATGCAGAAATGCGTCGCGATATTGGTGCGTTTGGATGCGCGCTGGGAATGCGCCACCTTTACTTGCGGGTGGTTTAAGACTTATTATTGTGTCGTCACATGGGTTTGCGTGAAGTTGTTGTCCTTCGTAAAACACCGAGGTGTCACGAGTTCCATCTCTCCCCGCCCCATACCAACCTATATCCGCGTTGAGTGAAGATGACGTTCCAAACAGACTCATTTTTGCTACGGTGATCCGGCTGTGGATGCTACGATGGGACGACTCTTGCTGCCTTTATTGCCTGGATGCTAATGGATCCTTTTGTACAGCGCCACGTACATGCACAAACAGATCCCGGAGCCGTGTTTCCCAGGGTGTGGATTGTAGTGCCCCGCGTCCCGTCGTTATCAGTCAGCCTCTTTATCCACCAGCGTCGGGGAGACAGGGGAAGGATTCCTGTTTTGGGGTTTCTGCAAGGGCTGCACACTTTCACCCTctatatgcacacacacatgcacgcacgcacacacgataTTCACACCTCCTACTAGGGATCAATTCGGTTTGTGTTGGGgatgtgattttttcttttgcttttcttcgaaTTTGCACCCTCTCTTTTGTTTCCACCAAATTGACGTTTTGGCACGTACTACGGCGATGCAATACtaattttgtttgaaccgATATAATTTACACCTCTATTTTTCACTATTTCAACACTTTTCCTGTGGGGATGAacgacacacaacacactacaCTATACTACGGTGCATAATTTTTCGGGGGAAATTTGGGTTTGGCGATGGTGTGTTCCAAAAGATTTTGTACTTTtgctctctctgtgtgttgaAGAAGGCGATGATGAATCAAATCGACAAAAGATGACAGATTGTTCTTCGCttacttcttcttgttcttgtttttcgtagcaagaggttttttttatttatcagcTGTCATAATATGCACACTGGGAAAAAGCTATACTGTGAAG encodes the following:
- the LOC126565817 gene encoding signal transducing adapter molecule 1 → MSLFGTSSSLNADIEKTTSENNTTENWGLILDICDRVNNGTATAKDCLKCIIKRLNSPNPHVVMKAITLLDACVNNCGKQFHLEVASREFETEFKKLLQKSQPKVTTKLKLTLKRWAEDVFKSDPQLDLIPSLYKKLREEGHDFSDPSATPKRETTLSKDPNVVSSQQEEDDIAKAIELSLKEVKNTQSPKMMSSSSSGATASSLYPSALLSTAPVAEPRKVRALYDFEAAEDNELTFQAGEIIMVLDDSDPNWWKGQNQRGEGLFPSNFVTADLSVEPESLTTAKGTKKSVQFSDEQKLESGNDKEGQQKQILQSAAVEINEEKIDRLLHLIHEADPEDPSQDTDEMLQLEQLVNQMGPMIDAELERVDRKHAQLTQLSSDLVDAINLYHNLMREPDRSGMMSMSMGGGGPAGGYVAAAPPPGGYAGGSMNPMYGGMPAMYQSLPGVGMYPMAGGPPSLPPGYNMAHLRHDITQMNVGGTMPQFPTPAQQPHPHPHHHQSHALPGLQNGPTSNGMLSQVGPTTSMSGVSNQQSSATVAPQTTMPNMSGPPMSQQQQQQQHGAMPQGYANPTSPPPVPGMSVGPSSHHQMQHQAPPNPNTLPQMRPSVQQPPVSYPSYVPQPQQQQPAVSQPGQQTTLPVSGGPPPTSTQPVQPNLNQHPHPSQHLSMNMPPAHFPPTSGPQQQQQPQQQQQQQPPQFMPQMGPPPPMGNFGPMMGGGPMNMFPPGGPGVVGGGPLSINTNHHHHQGPQNIPIYQQQR